One window of Triticum dicoccoides isolate Atlit2015 ecotype Zavitan chromosome 5A, WEW_v2.0, whole genome shotgun sequence genomic DNA carries:
- the LOC119298966 gene encoding protein NRT1/ PTR FAMILY 2.11-like, with protein sequence MDANKPQRLQQEEQKPMSEDKTTTMKVLSEDGGGEAEPSSEPGDSEAPDHNHRGWKAMPYVIGNETFEKLGTIGTLSNLLVYLTTVYHMPSVKAATLLNVFSGTSNLATVFGAYISDTYLGRYTTITVGTVSSFIGMLILTLTAALHSLHPPTCSSSKGKQCQGPTDSQLAALLVSFFFLVVGAGGIRPCNLAFGADQFDPRTADGRRGIASFFNWYYFTFTIAIMISATVIIYLQSNVNWALGLAVPAALMGLSCAVFIMGTRLYVRVRPEGSPFTSFAQVLVAATLKRHLRQAHGAEAELFDPPHRSKLVSKLAYTDQFTCLDKAAMRTPEDLLCADGKTPVHPWRLCTVQQVEEVKCLARITPVWSAGIVYSVVLTQLGTYVVLQAAQTDRRISNSSSFQIPQGSFVIFQMLALTLWIPMYDRLVVPAIRRFTGREGGITLLQRIGVGLVLSVVTMLVSAAVERRRRRIGSLMPWFWLVPQQLLAGLSEAFGAIGQIEFYYRQFPENMRSVAGAVSFLGIAVASYASGLMVTVVHRATRRRDGRPDWLAQDLNEGRVDLFYLVTAAIAAVNLVYFVACARWYKFKKASDDTHASDEVELDESPKKVASNMTQV encoded by the exons ATGGACGCAAACAAGCCTCAGCGGCTGCAGCAGGAGGAGCAGAAGCCCATGAGCGAGGacaagacgacgacgatgaaggtCTTGTCGGAGGACGGCGGTGGCGAGGCCGAACCGTCATCGGAGCCCGGGGACAGCGAGGCCCCCGACCACAACCACCGCGGATGGAAGGCCATGCCGTACGTCATAG GGAATGAGACATTCGAGAAGCTTGGTACAATTGGGACGTTGTCGAACTTGTTGGTGTACCTGACGACGGTATACCACATGCCCAGCGTCAAAGCTGCCACCCTCCTCAATGTCTTCTCCGGCACCAGTAACCTCGCCACTGTCTTTGGTGCCTACATCAGCGACACCTACCTCGGCCGCTACACCACCATCACTGTAGGCACCGTCTCCTCCTTCATCGGCATGCTCATCCTCACCCTCACAGCTGCCCTCCACTCCCTCCACCCTCCAACGTGTAGCTCATCCAAAGGGAAACAATGTCAAGGCCCAACTGACTCACAACTTGCCGCGCTCCTGgtgtccttcttcttccttgtcgtcGGCGCGGGCGGCATTCGACCCTGCAACTTGGCCTTTGGGGCCGACCAGTTCGACCCACGGACCGCCGACGGCCGTCGTGGCATCGCTAGCTTCTTCAACTGGTACTACTTCACCTTCACCATCGCCATTATGATCTCCGCCACCGTCATCATCTACCTCCAGAGCAACGTCAATTGGGCGCTGGGCCTCGCCGTGCCCGCCGCGCTCATGGGCCTCTCATGCGCCGTATTTATCATGGGAACGCGCCTCTACGTTCGTGTTCGGCCCGAAGGCAGCCCATTCACTAGCTTCGCCCAGGTCCTCGTCGCTGCCACTCTCAAACGCCACCTCCGGCAAGCTCATGGCGCTGAGGCCGAGTTGTTCGACCCGCCTCACAGGAGCAAGCTGGTCTCCAAGTTGGCGTACACCGACCAGTTCACATGCCTGGACAAGGCGGCCATGCGGACCCCCGAGGACTTGCTATGCGCTGACGGGAAGACGCCGGTGCACCCGTGGCGGTTGTGCACAGTGCAACAAGTGGAGGAGGTGAAGTGCCTGGCGCGCATCACCCCAGTGTGGTCGGCAGGGATCGTCTACTCTGTCGTGCTCACCCAGTTGGGCACCTACGTCGTGCTCCAGGCGGCACAGACCGACCGTCGGATTAGTAACTCCAGCAGCTTCCAGATCCCTCAGGGCTCATTCGTTATCTTCCAGATGCTAGCCCTCACTCTCTGGATCCCCATGTACGACAGGCTCGTGGTGCCGGCAATCCGGCGCTTCACCGGGCGCGAGGGTGGCATCACCCTGCTCCAGCGAATCGGCGTCGGGCTGGTGCTCTCTGTGGTCACGATGCTGGTGTCAGCGGCGGTGGAGCGCCGACGACGGAGGATCGGCTCATTGATGCCTTGGTTTTGGTTGGTGCCACAGCAATTGCTGGCGGGGCTGTCGGAGGCGTTCGGTGCCATCGGACAGATCGAGTTCTACTACCGGCAGTTCCCGGAGAACATGCGGAGCGTGGCGGGGGCGGTCAGCTTCCTGGGGATCGCGGTGGCGAGCTACGCGAGCGGTCTGATGGTGACGGTGGTGCACAGGGCAACGCGACGGCGGGACGGGCGGCCGGACTGGCTGGCTCAAGACTTAAACGAGGGCAGGGTGGACCTGTTCTACCTTGTCACGGCTGCCATCGCCGCTGTAAACCTGGTCTACTTCGTGGCATGCGCGAGGTGGTACAAATTCAAGAAGGCCAGTGATGACACCCACGCCAGCGATGAAGTCGAGCTCGATGAAAGCCCCAAGAAGGTTGCCAGTAATATGACGCAGGTTTAG